GCTTCGGTCGGCGTGGCGATGGCGGTGTCGATGCCCGGCAGCCCGCCCATGGAACCCAGCACCGCGAAGATCAGCACCGCCGACGGAATGATGCCGCGCAGACACTTGCCCCACAGCGCCCAGCCTTCGAGCGTGCGCGCCGACTTGGGCACGCCCGGTACGTGGTGCGGCTTGATCACGCCGAGCGCGAAGGTGTAGGCCGCGAAGAACAGCACCTGCAGGATCGACGGACCCCAGGCGCCCTTGTACATGTCGCCGACCGAGCGGCCGAGTTGGTCGGCCATGACGATCAGCACCAGCGAAGGCGGCACCAGTTGGGTGATGGTGCCCGAGGCCGCCAGTACGCCGGTGGCGTAACGCATGTTGTAGCCGTAGCGGATCATCACCGGCAGCGAGATCAGCGCCATGGCGATCACCTGGCCGGCCACCGTGCCGGTGATGGCGCCGAGGATGAAGCCCACGATGATCACCGAGTAGCCGAGCCCGCCCCGGACCGGCCCGAAGAGCTGGCCCATGGAGTCGAGCATGTCTTCGGCCAGCCCGCACTTCTCCAGGATGGCACCCATGAAGGTGAAGAAGGGAATCGCCAGCAGCAGTTCGTTGCTCAGGATGCCGAACATGTTGATCGGCAGATTGGCCATGAAGCTGGCGGGGAACCAGCCCATCTCGATGGCCAGAAAGCCCGAGCCCAGGCCGAGCGCCGCCAGCGAGAAGGCGACGGGGAAGCCGATCAGCATGATCAGCACCAGGCCCAGGAACATGAAGGGCGCGAAGTTTTCCATCTGCATGGGTTGGTCTCCTCGGTTTTTTTCTAGTTATGGCGCCCGCGTTACTGGAGCGGCTTTTCGTAGTGGAAGGCCATCTCGAACTTGCCTGCGAGATAGGCGATGCGCTTGATGAGTTCGGAGATGCCCTGGATGAACATCATCCCGAAGCCGACCGGCAGCATCAGCATCGCGGGCCAGCGGATCAGGCCACCGGCGTTGCCGGACATTTCCTTGGTCAGGT
The nucleotide sequence above comes from Xylophilus sp. GOD-11R. Encoded proteins:
- a CDS encoding TRAP transporter large permease subunit — its product is MQMENFAPFMFLGLVLIMLIGFPVAFSLAALGLGSGFLAIEMGWFPASFMANLPINMFGILSNELLLAIPFFTFMGAILEKCGLAEDMLDSMGQLFGPVRGGLGYSVIIVGFILGAITGTVAGQVIAMALISLPVMIRYGYNMRYATGVLAASGTITQLVPPSLVLIVMADQLGRSVGDMYKGAWGPSILQVLFFAAYTFALGVIKPHHVPGVPKSARTLEGWALWGKCLRGIIPSAVLIFAVLGSMGGLPGIDTAIATPTEAGAMGVVGALVLAAIHKRLTRALIWDAMVGTMRLTAMVVFILIGARTFSMVFQGVDGALWVEHMLSGLPGGQVGFLIAVNIFIFFLAFFLDFFEIAFIILPMLGPVAAKLGIDLVWFGVLLCVNMQTSFMHPPFGFALFYLRGIADTLFKEKRIEKPIKSSDIYLGSIPWVLLQLLLVAVVIFVPQTVTIFLDKEEQIDLDKVQIEAPVNEEPDASSESEEDQQKRIDEMFKQGQTPAPAPAEPAK